One Pectobacterium colocasium DNA segment encodes these proteins:
- the coaD gene encoding pantetheine-phosphate adenylyltransferase → MTTKAIYPGTFDPLTNGHLDLLTRASRLFDHVVLAIAASPSKHTLFTLDERVSLAKGATQHLSNVDVIGFSDLMAHFAQQQNATILVRGLRAVADFEYELQLAKMNHHLMPTLESVFLMPSEEWSFISSSLVKEVARHGGDVSHFLPDAIVSALMEKLKIS, encoded by the coding sequence ATGACAACCAAAGCGATTTACCCCGGAACGTTCGATCCATTAACCAATGGTCACTTGGATTTACTGACGCGTGCATCACGACTGTTCGATCATGTGGTACTGGCCATCGCCGCCAGCCCGAGCAAGCATACGCTTTTCACTCTGGATGAACGCGTGTCACTGGCAAAAGGGGCGACCCAGCATTTATCGAATGTCGACGTCATTGGCTTCAGCGATCTCATGGCACACTTCGCACAGCAACAAAACGCCACTATTCTCGTACGCGGTTTGCGAGCCGTTGCCGATTTCGAATATGAACTCCAGCTCGCGAAAATGAATCATCACCTGATGCCTACGCTCGAAAGCGTTTTTCTGATGCCATCGGAAGAGTGGTCGTTTATTTCATCTTCTCTGGTCAAAGAAGTCGCTCGTCACGGCGGTGACGTATCACATTTCTTACCCGATGCCATCGTGAGTGCTTTAATGGAAAAATTGAAAATATCTTAA
- a CDS encoding glycosyltransferase family 4 protein, which translates to MGTVFFLESSKNMGGQEWQLLQQMESLNARGFTTNLFCSEKGRINDEARARGLSVINLPFRNSCHLPTVRGIRNEIKRQRPLACICHSGHDANNLCIAVLTLLNRPKIIRSRTYYTNRKPNPLSCFLPIDLVMVPSQFMAEKVRPHFPGKQIEVVYPGIAFEKLDREVNLPLSDSFAAWLGEGEGDVIIQLGMLREEKGHGIILAALSELVLHSPNLRYVIAGGGNAEPLQKDIASRNLQQHVWIGELSSVAAALKCADILVMPSTREPLGMAQIEALGLAVPVIISNEGGLPETVQDGVTGIVVSSNEPQAWVKAIASALSNKDVIRAYAEVGKKDVRARFGRDTNTENLIRIVTE; encoded by the coding sequence ATGGGTACAGTCTTTTTCCTTGAAAGCTCAAAGAATATGGGGGGGCAAGAGTGGCAGCTTTTACAGCAAATGGAATCGTTGAATGCTCGGGGATTTACTACCAACCTCTTTTGTAGTGAGAAAGGTCGCATAAATGATGAAGCTCGGGCTCGTGGTCTATCTGTGATTAATTTACCGTTTCGTAATAGTTGTCATTTACCTACTGTTCGTGGAATACGAAATGAAATAAAACGTCAACGTCCACTTGCTTGTATTTGCCATAGTGGACACGACGCTAATAATTTGTGTATTGCGGTTCTAACATTGCTTAATCGACCGAAAATTATTCGCTCACGTACCTACTACACGAATAGAAAACCTAATCCGTTAAGCTGCTTTCTCCCTATCGATTTAGTTATGGTGCCAAGCCAATTTATGGCTGAAAAGGTCAGACCTCATTTCCCAGGTAAGCAGATTGAAGTTGTGTATCCTGGCATTGCATTTGAGAAATTGGATAGGGAAGTGAATTTACCGCTCTCTGACTCATTTGCAGCATGGTTGGGTGAAGGAGAAGGGGATGTGATCATCCAGCTCGGAATGCTGCGTGAGGAAAAAGGACATGGCATTATTCTTGCCGCATTGAGTGAGCTTGTACTGCATTCGCCTAATTTGCGCTATGTGATTGCAGGCGGTGGTAATGCTGAGCCGTTGCAAAAAGATATAGCTAGCCGCAATTTGCAACAGCATGTCTGGATTGGTGAGCTTAGCTCCGTTGCTGCTGCACTGAAATGCGCGGACATTCTGGTAATGCCATCGACAAGGGAGCCGCTTGGGATGGCGCAAATAGAGGCGCTAGGATTGGCTGTTCCCGTCATTATAAGCAACGAAGGTGGTTTACCGGAAACAGTGCAGGATGGTGTTACTGGTATAGTTGTGTCGTCTAATGAACCGCAGGCATGGGTAAAGGCGATCGCGTCGGCCTTGTCAAATAAAGACGTTATCCGAGCTTATGCCGAAGTCGGAAAAAAAGATGTCAGAGCACGATTTGGTCGCGATACAAACACCGAAAATTTGATCCGTATTGTGACAGAGTAA